A region of Clarias gariepinus isolate MV-2021 ecotype Netherlands chromosome 25, CGAR_prim_01v2, whole genome shotgun sequence DNA encodes the following proteins:
- the tgm1l1 gene encoding protein-glutamine gamma-glutamyltransferase K: protein MSVRNSSAVGRFHGAVTSNGQAIPEKVVETRQEGFGRRWLRKVSPCCHRRTSTSYDVADEMVTMVKEEHVVPCPEPAEPHTEEPDDLSLVIRSVDLLSSKTSQNRKEHHTEQYHGNELIIRRGQTFHIMLDLSRSFNINTDKLYLELKTGPQPLVSKGTHILIPLVEELKDLCWEAKVVEQNANSIKLSINSPSNAIIGKYKLTVSTQRTGSESVNTHDPEKDVYMLFNPWCEGDTVYMDNDAEKTEYVLNDTGKIYYGTEKQIGARTWNFGQFQEGILDACLYVLEKSEISPSGRGDPVNVVRVISAMINSPDDLGVLEGNWSGNYLGGTPPTAWSGSVDILKKYQSEEGTPVKYGQCWVFSGVTTTVLRCLGIPSRSVTNFQSAHDTDVSLTTDVYLDENLEPINSLNYDSVWNFHVWNDCWMARPDLPPGMGGWQAVDSTPQETSQGTFRCGPASITAIRTGQVYLKHDTPFVFAEVNSDKIYWQREMDGTFSKIHIEKNVVGRCISTKAVGSDQRNDITHLYKHPEGSEEERIAVETACRYGTKPNVYASTGTDDVCMDVRVEGEGPRMGSDANLKIVLKNQSEKPRKTTLHSQVAVMYYTGVLKDTVKSEKISVDLLPNEEKVINWVLPYHQYQNQLVDQAALMLTLSGRVNETMQVLASQTSFRLRTPDILIEPIGETYVGKEATAKLTFTNPLPCTLRNVVLRVEGLGLRNLHPIKVGDVSKHATVRVTEHFIPSVAGTRKLVASLDCKQLSQVHGVTDIVVHESQ from the exons ATGTCAGTCAGAAACAGTTCAGCCGTTGGCCGCTTCCATGGTGCCGTCACCAGCAATGGACAAGCAATCCCTGAGAAGGTGGTGGAAACGAGGCAGGAGGGATTCGGTCGACGGTGGTTACGGAAAGTTAGCCCTTGTTGTCACCGCAGAACGAGCACCTCTTATGATGTTGCAGATGAAATGGTCACGATGGTGAAGGAAGAACATGTAGTTCCATGCCCTGAGCCTGCTGAACCTCACACAGAAGAGCCAGATG ATCTGTCTTTGGTCATACGCTCCGTAGACCTGCTTAGCTCAAAGACCAGCCAGAATCGTAAGGAGCACCACACCGAACAATATCACGGCAATGAGCTCATCATCCGGCGAGGCCAGACCTTTCATATCATGCTCGACCTCTCCCGCTCTTTCAATATCAACACGGACAAGCTGTATCTGGAGCTGAAGACCG GTCCACAGCCACTGGTGTCCAAGGGCACGCACATCCTCATTCCGCTCGTGGAGGAGCTGAAGGACCTGTGCTGGGAAGCCAAGGTTGTGGAACAGAATGCCAATAGCATCAAGCTGTCAATCAACTCGCCCTCTAATGCCATCATTGGAAAATACAAGCTCACAGTCAGCACCCAGCGTACAGGAAGCGAGTCTGTTAACACACATGACCCCGAGAAAGACGTCTACATGCTCTTCAACCCCTGGTGTGAAG GTGATACAGTGTATATGGATAACGATGCTGAGAAAACGGAGTATGTTTTGAATGACACTGGGAAAATCTACTACGGGACCGAGAAGCAGATCGGCGCTCGCACCTGGAACTTTGGACAG tttcaagAAGGGATCCTGGACGCCTGTTTGTATGTGCTGGAGAAGAGTGAAATTTCTCCATCAGGTCGCGGGGATCCAGTGAACGTGGTGCGAGTCATATCCGCCATG ATCAATTCCCCGGATGACCTCGGAGTTCTGGAGGGAAACTGGTCTGGGAACTATCTGGGTGGGACGCCTCCTACGGCATGGAGCGGCAGCGTGGACATTCTCAAGAAGTATCAGAGTGAAGAAGGAACTCCTGTCAAATACGGCCAGTGCTGGGTGTTCTCTGGGGTCACGACCACAG ttTTAAGGTGTCTTGGTATTCCTTCTCGTAGTGTAACAAATTTCCAGTCTGCTCATGACACCGATGTCTCCTTGACCACTGATGTGTATCTTGATGAAAACCTGGAACCGATTAATTCCCTTAACTACGATTCTGTGTG GAACTTCCACGTGTGGAATGATTGCTGGATGGCTCGGCCTGATTTGCCGCCCGGTATGGGGGGTTGGCAGGCTGTTGACTCGACCCCCCAGGAAACCAGTCAAGGGACGTTCCGCTGTGGCCCCGCCTCCATTACCGCAATCCGCACGGGTCAGGTCTACTTGAAGCATGACACACCTTTTGTCTTCGCCGAG GTGAACAGCGATAAGATCTACTGGCAGAGAGAAATGGATGGCACGTTCTCCAAGATCCACATTGAAAAGAATGTTGTGGGACGCTGTATCAGCACCAAGGCTGTTGGTTCAGACCAGCGCAACGACATCACACACCTGTACAAACATCCTGAAG GCTCGGAAGAAGAACGTATCGCAGTAGAGACTGCCTGTCGCTACGGCACCAAGCCGAACGTATACGCTTCGACAGGGACGGACGACGTGTGCATGGATGTTCGAGTGGAAGGTGAGGGGCCGCGCATGGGTAGTGATGCGAACCTCAAGATCGTTTTGAAGAACCAAAGCGAGAAACCACGCAAGACCACGCTGCATAGTCAGGTGGCTGTGATGTACTACACGGGCGTGCTGAAGGACACGGTGAAGAGCGAGAAAATTTCTGTGGATCTCTTGCCAAATGAAG AGAAAGTGATAAACTGGGTGTTGCCTTACCATCAATATCAGAACCAGCTGGTGGACCAGGCGGCGCTGATGCTGACGCTGTCAGGTCGTGTTAATGAAACCATGCAGGTGCTGGCATCTCAGACTAGCTTCAGGCTGCGCACACCAGACATCCTCATtgag CCAATCGGAGAGACCTATGTAGGAAAGGAGGCAACAGCCAAGCTGACTTTCACCAACCCGTTACCGTGCACCCTGCGCAATGTAGTCCTGAGGGTGGAAGGTCTCGGACTTAGGAACCTCCATCCCATCAAAGTGGG